The DNA region CCCAGTGATCCCACTCTGCCACCAGTTGCTTCATGTTGCCGGTGCTGAAATCAAACAACCAGAGCGTCAGCTCCATCGCCTGCGCCGGGTCAGTGATTGATTCCCTAGTCACCACCATCTGCGAATTGTCTGGGCTGATCGGTCCGGGCGTGAATCGTGCATCAGGCTCGTCGATCAGCACACTACGTTCGCCAGTGTCGAGGTCTATCCGCTCCAAGCGTGTGTAATTATCTGCCTTTGCAACCGGGCGGAATACGCCGACGACGGCGAAACTTCCATCCGGGCTCAATTCAGTTCCAGCCCCGCACAAGCCGACGCCGATCTCCTCGGTCACGAGCCGAAGCTTCGTGGCCCTGACATCTACCGTTCCAGAGACTTGCGGCTCATCTTCCAGCACAAAAAGCCTGGGTTGGTCGGGTCCGAGGTCGTGATCCCAGTGGCGAACCGGGTAACCAGAATGCAGTATCGCGGAAATCTTGTGTTCTTTGCGTGCTTTTCGCTTCCGCATCGGCTTCCTCATCCGCCGCGCCGGGCAGCACACTTGCGTTCAGCAGGATTCGCGCAGAACTAGTGTTCGCGGTGAATCCGTTCATGCCGCCTTCGCGAACGTGCAGCAATCGCGCTTCTCCGGCCTCACCGGGCAATTCCCAAAGCGCGCCAATTGACTCTTCGCTATCCGCCTCGGGATCGGGGCGGGCCGAGGTAAAGAGCAACCGACCATCTTGGCTGAATGCTGCCGAGCTCTCACCTTTAGCGCTGCGGGTGAGCCTGCGAGCTGGCGTAACTCCTTGCGGGTCAATCTCCCAGAGTGCGTTGCGATACGCGGTACTTTTCGAATCCAGGCTGGCAACTGTGGTCACCAATCGCCGGCCATCTGCGCTGAGCGTCAACCCGCTTAGTCGGGGAATCGCGATGTATCGGTTCAGATCGTGGAAGGGGCTTTCGGTGGGGCAGCGCTCTTGATGGGCTCAGAAGTAACCATCAAAGTTTACCACAAGACCGGCATAAGCACTCCCCTTCCGCCGAGTGTCGACTTGTGGCTGGTTTCCTGGAAGAAAACCAGCCACAAGTCGACACTCGGCGGAAGTTAGAAGCGAAGATGGTTAGTGCATTCCGCGTAGGTCTAGCGCCAGGCTGGTTTCGCCGTCCGCGGTTAGACGGACTGGGATGCCCCAGTCCTGTTGATACAGATGGCAGGCCGCGTGGTCGGGAATTTCACCACCAGGCTCACCATCGCAAGCTGCCGCTCTGGCCGTGATGTGCAGAATGCCCTCCGGAATTTTACCATTGAGCGTGAGGGTCCGGTTCAAGCCAATCGATGTCCCGCCGCCGTCAAGGAGTAGCTCCGGCGGTGTGGAAGCAATCTTCAGCTGAGTTGGATCACCCCAACGGTCATCGAGTTTCTTTCCGGTAGGCGCACTGAATCGCACCGCCAAGGAAAATCGCCTGCAGCGACGTTGATTGCCGGTCGCTGAGTCTGGGCAGACCCCTCATCCACCTGCAGCGCTTCCTTGGGCAGAGCAACGCGGCTGAGCTGGTGCCGGTTTGCTTCTACGACAATCAACAAATCGCCGTCGAGAACCACATCGGAAGGCTCGGCTAGATCGCGTGCCAGCGTACTCACGGTCTTCGACGCCGGATCGTAACGGCGCACAGCACCGTTATAGGTATCCGCTATTGCGACGGAGCCATCTGGCAGCGCTGCAACGCCTAGCGGGTGTTGCAATCGGGCCGCTGAGGCGTCGCCATCTTGGAATCCAAAGTCGAACAGCCCTTCGCCAACCGCAGTCTCCACCCGATTCACGCGGCCGTCCGTAACCCGCAAAACGCGTAGCGCCGAAGTTTCCGAAGCGGCGACCCAAATATCGCCATTCGCGTCCACGGCCAGGCCGGATGACTGGGCGAACCAAGCCTGATCAGCAGCGCCGTCGAGCAGACCCTCCAAGCCGGTGCCGGCCAAAATACTTACCGTCTGCGCCGCCGGGTCGAAGCCGAAAATTTGGTGGGTGCCGGCCATCGCGATCACTACCTGGCCAAGGGTCTCCGAGTAGGTGACATCCCACGGCGAGGAGAGTGCGATCGTGAGCGGATCGCCGCTGAGCACGCCAGAGGTGCCCTCGCCGTCGTCATTTACTGTGTTAGGGCCGGCATCGAGCAACCGCTGCACACCATTTCCGGCCAAGGTTCGCACTGAGCCATCAGTCAAGGAAATCCCGCGCAGACGATGGTTGACCGAGTCCGCTACGACGACGTCGTAACCCAGCTGGGCGGCCAAAACTTCCGGCAGCAGCACTAAGCCTTGCGGCTCGTTGAACCGAGCCATTTGCGCAGCACCATCGGCAAAACCCTTAGTGCCAGTGCCGAAGGCGCGCACCACGGTCTCCAGGTCGGCTTCCAACTCCACCAAACGATGATGACCGGTATCCGAGACCAGGAAATTCCTATTCCGCAGCGGTGCAACCTTGCCCGGGAAACGCAAGGTGCCAGCGCGCGGTTCCGGCGCTACATAAGGACCGTCACCGCGGTGCAAGGTGCCTTTCGCTTCGTGGATTGCGATCAGTTCCGGGATGAATGACTCCAGGCCGGCCGCATGACCTTCACCAGAAAGATTCGCCACAATATAGCCCTCTGGGTCAATGACCACCAGAGTCGGCCAAGCCCGCGCGCCATAGGCCTACCAGGTCACCAATTCCGGATCGTCCAGAACGGGATGTTGGATCTCATAACGTTCGACGGCGGCCGCGAGCGCCACTGGATCGGCTTCGTGCTCGAATTTAGGCGAATGCACGCCAACCGTTACGAGAACATCGGCGTATTTCTGCTCCAGCGGGCGCAACTCGTCCAAGACGTGCAGGCAATTGATACAGCAGAATGTCCAGAAATCTAGCAGCACAATTTTGCCGCGCAGAGCCTGCAGATCCAGACTCTGGCCACCGGTGTTGAGCCAACCCCGACCAACCAGTTCCGAGGCCCGAATTCTGGGCGCACTTTGCGTCGTCACGGCAGCGTTCCCTGCGGTCATTATTTTCCTGCCTTTGGCTGGTCGTGGTCAGAATCGCGTTTCGCGAGCCGAGCGAACATGTCGTTATAAGCATTGAGATCGGCGTTGTTATTCCGGTCGGCGGCGCGATCGGTACGTTTACTCTCGCGCGTATCGGAGCGAGACCACAGCACAGCGACGCCGATTGCCACCAGAACGGTAGGAATCTCACCAATCCCCCAGGCAACGACACCACCCATTTGCTGGTCTGCAATGGCTGACAGACCCCACGGTCGGCCAAAATTGCCGAAGTAGGAAGCCTGCAGCAGGGTTGTGGAGGACATGATGGCGACGCCGAAGAAGGCGTGAAATGCCATGGTCGCCAAAAGCAGTAACAGCCGCAATGGATAGGGCGCCCGGCGGGGTACTGGATCGATGCCGATCAAGGACAACACAAAGAGATAGCCGGTGATGGTGAAATGCAGATTCATCAACTCGTGGCCAATGTGGTCTCGCAAGGCGTAGCCAAAAATCGGCGAGTAATAAAACAGCACGATGCTGCCAGCAAAGTTGGCCGCGGCGAACAAAGGATTCGTCACTAAGGCGGAGAACTTTGAGTGCACCACGACCAGGATCCATTCGCGAATGCCCCTGCTGCCATCAGCGCGCGGCGGCAACGCCTTGAGCGCCAGGCTGACCGGCGCACCGAGCACCATGAAAATCGGCACCACCATTGTGAGCGCCATATGGTCCACCATATGCGCGCTGAAAAGGATTCGGCCGTAAACGCTGGGGCCGCCCGAGGTGATGTAGACCAGCGCGATCATGCCTACTGTCCACGATATGGTGCGCAGTACCGGCCAGCTGTCGCCACGGCGTCGAATCTTTCGCACCGCGAGGAAGTACGCTACCGCAGTACCCACGGCGAAGGTGAGCCAAAGCCAGTCAATCCGCCACTCACTAATCCAGCGAATCGGCGTCAGTTCCGGCGGCAATGGGTAGCCGGAGAGAATTTCAGCGGGCGGCGTGCTGGGCGCGTAGCTAGTGGGTTGCGGCGGCGCGGAGCGGCTCAGGCCAACGGCAATGCCACTGGTTGCCGCCATAATGAGAAGTTCGACGGCGATGAGCTGCCACAGCACTCGTTTGGTGCTCTTTTTGCCCTTCTCTAGCTGCGGGATAATCCACTGCCGATGCATGAAGCCAATCACGCCGAGCACCAAGGTTGCCGCGGTTTTGATCAGGATCAATTGACCGTATGGCGAGTTGAAAAGGACGTCCCAACTGGTGACGCGGATGGATGCATTCACCACACCAGAGGCGAAAACGATCGTGAATCCGAATAATGCCAACGAGGAAAAGCGTTTGAGGACTTTTGCTGTTAAAGCTTCGGGTACTGAAAGTTTGGGCGAAACCACGGTAAGCGCCGTAATGCCGCCGAACCAGATCGCCACTCCAACAATGTGCAGGAGGAGTGAATTGACCGCGCCTTCATGGTCCGCTGCAGAGGCCGAGTGGCCGATTAACGCCTGCGGCACCATACCGATGACGGCCAGGATGAGGGTCAGCCCCAGGCCAGTGAGTGAGCGAATGCCAAAGCACAAAGTGCTGACGACGGCGGCAAAGATAAAGATTGCCAGCCATGCCCGGCCGGAATCAATGTCAGTCATGAAGTAGACCAAGCCGCTGGTGAAGTCGGGGCTGCCAGAGACGGAGAGACCAGATTGATCGAGGTAGGTCAGAATCAGTACCGCGATTGCGGCAACGGTCCACACAACGGCTGCCACCGAGGCCAGCGCCATTGCCCGAGCGAACGCTGGGTGCTCGTCCTTATTGGTGCTGCTACTGGAACGGCCTTTGGCGATTTTGTCTTTAGGCAGGATTACTACGGCGAAAATTAGCGCACCGACGACGGCCGCGATGGCAATGTTGTGCACGGCGAGCGCTGCGGGCAATCCCCAACGCACAAGTGGTCCGGGGTCAAGCAGAGTAGGTGCGGCAACTGCGCCACCAAAGAGCAATTCCGCAGAAAGTCCAAGCGCAAGCGCTAATCCGGCAAACAACAACCACGGGTTTCGGACGCCTTCGGCAGCGCTGGCTGGACTGGTTTGTTTGGATACGGCAACTGGCACCCCTCTATTGTCCGGCACTGGGTGCGCTCGCGGCTAATTTCCGCTCTGCGAGGATCACGCCGGACGTCTGCGTCCATTCACGTTTCAGATAGCTAGACAACATTTCGTTAGCCAGAACGCAGGTTGTCTAGCTAACGCGAAGCCGTCTAGCTATCCGAAACGGCTGGGCGCGGAAACAGCTGAGGGCGGCTCCCCTAAGTGAGAACCGCCCTCAGCTGAAGCGAATCGAAGTAAAATTACTTCTTTTTGGCCGGAGCCTTCTTCGCGGGAGCCTTCTTGGCAACAGCAACAGCAGCCTTCAGCTTGGAACCAGCGGTCAGCTTGACGCTGTGGCCAGCGG from Renibacterium salmoninarum ATCC 33209 includes:
- a CDS encoding peptidase, with amino-acid sequence MTLSADGRRLVTTVASLDSKSTAYRNALWEIDPQGVTPARRLTRSAKGESSAAFSQDGRLLFTSARPDPEADSEESIGALWELPGEAGEARLLHVREGGMNGFTANTSSARILLNASVLPGAADEEADAEAKSTQRTQDFRDTAFWLPGSPLGSRPRTRPTQAFCAGR
- a CDS encoding cytochrome c oxidase assembly protein, with amino-acid sequence MPVAVSKQTSPASAAEGVRNPWLLFAGLALALGLSAELLFGGAVAAPTLLDPGPLVRWGLPAALAVHNIAIAAVVGALIFAVVILPKDKIAKGRSSSSTNKDEHPAFARAMALASVAAVVWTVAAIAVLILTYLDQSGLSVSGSPDFTSGLVYFMTDIDSGRAWLAIFIFAAVVSTLCFGIRSLTGLGLTLILAVIGMVPQALIGHSASAADHEGAVNSLLLHIVGVAIWFGGITALTVVSPKLSVPEALTAKVLKRFSSLALFGFTIVFASGVVNASIRVTSWDVLFNSPYGQLILIKTAATLVLGVIGFMHRQWIIPQLEKGKKSTKRVLWQLIAVELLIMAATSGIAVGLSRSAPPQPTSYAPSTPPAEILSGYPLPPELTPIRWISEWRIDWLWLTFAVGTAVAYFLAVRKIRRRGDSWPVLRTISWTVGMIALVYITSGGPSVYGRILFSAHMVDHMALTMVVPIFMVLGAPVSLALKALPPRADGSRGIREWILVVVHSKFSALVTNPLFAAANFAGSIVLFYYSPIFGYALRDHIGHELMNLHFTITGYLFVLSLIGIDPVPRRAPYPLRLLLLLATMAFHAFFGVAIMSSTTLLQASYFGNFGRPWGLSAIADQQMGGVVAWGIGEIPTVLVAIGVAVLWSRSDTRESKRTDRAADRNNNADLNAYNDMFARLAKRDSDHDQPKAGK